In Tistrella mobilis, the genomic window TCGCCGAGACCGGGGCCGGCCAGCACGGTGTCGCCACCGCGACACTCTGCGCCCGCTACGGGCTGGATTGCGTGGTCTATATGGGCGAGGTCGACATTGCCCGGCAGATGCCCAATGTCATTCGCATGCGCATGCTGGGCGCCGAGGTGATCCCGGCGCTGTCGGGCTCCCGCACGCTCAAGGATGCGATGAACGAGGCCCTGCGCGACTGGGTGACCAATGTCGAAGACAGCTTCTACTGCATCGGCACCGTCGCGGGCCCGCACCCCTATCCCATGATCGTCCGCGATTTCCAGACGGTGATCGGCGACGAGGCGCGGGCCCAGATCCTGGAAGCCGAGGGGCGGCTGCCTGATGTGGTGATGGCCTGCGTCGGCGGCGGCTCCAACGCCATGGGCCTGTTCCACCCCTTCCTCGACGACGCGGAGGTCGCGATCTACGGCATCGAGGCGGCAGGGCACGGGATCGAGAGCGGCAAGCACGCCGCTTCGCTCACCGGCGGCCGGCCGGGCGTGCTGCATGGCAACCGCACCTTCCTGCTGATGGACGATGACGGCCAGATCACCGAGGCCCATTCCATCTCGGCCGGGCTCGACTATCCCGGGATCGGGCCGGAACATGCCTGGCTGCATCAGATCGGCCGGGTGACCTATCTGCCGGCGACCGATGCCGAGGCGCTGGACGCGTTCCACCTGCTCACCCGGCTGGAAGGCATCATCCCGGCATTGGAGTCGGCCCATGCGCTGGCGCGCGCGATCCGCATGGCGCCGGACCTCGGGGCCGATGCGGTGATGGTGGTCTCGCTGTCGGGCCGCGGCGACAAGGATGTGCCGCAGGTGGCCGAGATGACCGGCGGCTGACATGTCTTCGCCGTGACGCCTGCAATGTCACGGAACCAATCCGACAGTCACGAAAAACGCGACGGGCGGCCGGAAACCGGCCGCCCGTCGTGCTGCGGGGGGAGGGCAGAAGGCCGGGGCGGTCAGCGGCCCCTGCGCATCAGGCCTGCGACCAGCGTGATGACGAAGATGACGATCGCGACCCAGAACAGGATCTTGGCCCCTGCCATTGCCGTGCCTGCGACACCACCAAAGCCCAGAAGGGCGGCGACCAGTGCCACGATCAGGAAAACGATGGCCCAATGAAGAAGGCTGCCCATGGTTCAGATCTCCTTGTCTGTTCGGATCGTGTCTGCGGTATCCGGATGGGATACGCCATCCGTGTAAAGTCGTTCCGCAGTCATCTGGTTCCGAATGATCTCAAGCCCGAAATGTCCGGGCGACGAGGAATGCGAAAGCCGGTACGGGGTGGCGGTCGGATTTTTCTGTTGGCCGCTTTCGACTTGCTTCGTGTTGATTGGAATGTAGCACCGCCCCTCCCGGTTCGGTGCGGGCAAAGACGTGACCGGATTTGGTCAGGCCCCGGCCGGTTTTGGGCCGAAACCCGCCGATCGATCCTCGGGCGCCTTCCTGAGGTCACGGTGGTGCGGCCAAGGGTGTATGATCGCTGGACGTTCCTCTGACGGGAGAGGCATCCATGACCGACGAGAGGCAGGCCTCCGGCGCCGACGCCGAGGGGATCGGCTTTCATCTGGGGGAGCGGGCGGTGCAGGACCTTTACGGTCTGGGGGCGCGGATGGCACCGATCGGCGCCCAGGCGTTCATGACCGCCTTGCCCGACCCGTTCCGCCTGTTCTTCATGGATCTGGAGTTCCTGGTCGTTGCCTCGGTCGACGGGCAGGGCATGCCCTGGGCCTCGCTGCTGGCAGGTTCGCCGGGCTTCATCGCCTCTCCCGATCCCCGGGTGCTCAGCATCCTGGCCGCCGTTCCGGCCGGCGACACGCTCGCAGCCAATCTTCAGCCCGGTGCGGCGCTCGGGCTGCTCGGCATCGATCTGGCCACCCGTCGACGGATCCGGGTCAATGGCCGGGTTCTGGCGCTGGATCGTGACGGCACGCCGCGCATCGATCTGCTGGTCGACCAGTGTTTCGGCAATTGCCCGCGCTATATCCGCCCGCGCCAGGCCGTGCCGGGGCGGGGCGGCATGGATCCGGCGCCGGCCGTGGTGTCTCAGGCGGCCCTGGATCCGCGGGCGCGGGAGATGATTGCCCAGGCGGACACGATCTTCGTTGCCAGCGCCGCCGACAGCCGGGTGGAAGGCCGGGCGGCGGGGGCCGATGCCTCCCATCGTGGCGGCCCCGCCGGTTTTGCCGTGGTCGACGAGGCGGGGGTGATCACCGTGCCCGACTATGCCGGCAACCGCTATTTCAACACGCTGGGCAATATGGTGCTGCGCCCGGCGGCCGGGCTGCTGGTGCCGGATTTCGCGACCGGCGACCTGCTGACCATGACCGGTGATGTCGAGATCGTCTGGCAGGGGCCGGAACTCGCCCGTCATCCGGGTGCCGAGCGGCTCTGGCGGCTCAGGCCGCGCCGGGTGGTGCATCTGGCGGGCGCCTGGCGGGCCCGGCTTCGGGAGACCGGCGGCAGGATTATCGGGATGGGGCCGGATGGGCGCCCTGGTTGAGAAATGGATGACAGTGGTTGATCCGGACATATCCGAAGGTGACCCTGCGGATCGTGACGGGGTATTGTTCCGTTAAGGCTGTGTGAAGGATCTACCGATACCGGCCTGTCATCCCCGCACCACCATCGTCCTTCGGCACATGTCGCCAGGGCGATGCTCCCTTCCAGGAGGTCCGATGCCCGGCCGCCTCGCTCTGCATCCACTTGCCCTGCATCCGCTTTGCCTTGCGCTGCTCGCCTCCGTCGCCATCCCGGCCGTGCCGGCTCGGGCGGCAGACTACGGCGACTTCGCCTATGACACGCTCAGAACCCTGACCATCGATCATGCCGGCCGCCACAGCGGCACCGAAGCCTTCGAGGACGCGGCCGACTGGATGGCGTCGCGCTTCACCCTTGGCGGCACCACGCTGACCCGCCAGCCCTTCACCACCCGCCGTGGCCTCGCATCCCAGAACGTGATCGGCACGGTGGGCAATACCGACCAGGGTTTCATTCTGGTCGGTGCCCATTTCGATAGCGCACCGCAGCGCGCGGGCTATACCGGTCCCGCCCTGCAGGGCGTGGACGACAATGGTTCGGGGGCGGCCGTGCTGACCGAAATCGCCGCCCATCTGGCGGGGTTGCCGGTCGAAACCGGGCTGGTCTTTAACGCCTTCGGCGCTGAGGAGACCGGGCTTGAAGGCTCCGCCTTCTATCGGCAGGAATTGGAGGCCGCGGGCGAGATCGACCGGCTGAAGGGCATGATCAACATCGACAGCCTGATCACCGGCGATTTCATGTATGCCCATGCCGGCACCAACTATCTGACCGACCCGGCGCTGAAAACCTACTGGACCCGGATCCATGCCATCGCCGACGAGCTGGGCATCGACCTGCGCAGCAATCCCGGGCTGAACCCGCATTACCCGGTCGACACCGGCTGCTGCAGTGACGCCGGGGTGTATGAGGATCTGGACATTCCGGTGCTCTGGCTGGAGGCGACCAATTGGGAGATCGGCGACCTGGACGGGTATACCCAGACCACCAATCCGGGTATTCCGGGCGGCGCCAGCTGGCATGACCCCGCGATCGACAATTGGGACGTGCTGGAGGCGGCCTTCGGCCCCGATCATATTCCCGGTCGGCTGGAAGACTGGTCGCGGCTGCTGACCCGGCTGCTGGTGGAGCTGACCGATGCCGATCTTGCGGCCTCGACGCAGTCGGGCGCCGGCTTCAGCGTCGCGATGACCGATCAGCTTGCCCGCGATCATCAGGCCTTCCAGGCGGCGGTGGATCGTGCCGTCCTGGCGCTCTTCACCCGCCGGCCCGGGCTGGGGGAGACCAGCGTCGATGTCTTCGTCGAGGGGCTGGCCCGTCCGGGCGGGTTCGACGGCGCCGCCACGGCCGATCACGAGACCGCAGGCCGCATCGGCTTCCGCGCCGATCACCGGCTGAGCGATCTGGTGACGCTGGGTGCCGATCTGCATCTGTCGCGCGGCCGCGACGATCTGTCGGGCGGGTCGGATCTGGACCGCACCGGTGTCGCCTTGGGGCTGGGCGTGCTGGTGAATGATGGCGCGCCGGGCTGGCTCGCGGCCTCGGTGTCGGCCGGTTATGCCCGGGTGGATGGCACCCGTGCCTTCACCATGACCTCGGGGCTGGGGGTCACCATTCTCGACCAGCGCTTTGATGCGCAGACCAATGCCCGCAGCTTCGGTGCGCGGATCGAGGGCGGCTGGGACCTGGCGCTTGGCGGCATCGCCACCGGTCCGGTGGTCGGGCTGGACTACACCCGCTATGAACTCGACGGCTTCGCCGAGACCGGGCCCGCGCGCACGGCGCTCACCTATCCAGACCAGCGCTATTCGTCGGCGGAAGGCGAGCTGGGCTGGCGGGTGCGCGGCAGCGTCGACCTGGGCGATGCGATGACCCTGACGCCCTATGCCCGCGCGGGCTGGGTGCATGAGTTCGCCGACGGCCGGCCGGAGGCAATTCGCCTGACCGCAGGGGATGGCTCGTCACGGCAGGTGGGGCTGGCAGAGGCCGATGACGATTTCGGCCGGGCGATGCTGGGGGCGCGGCTGTTCTTCGGCGCGACCGTCTCGACCTATGCCGAGATTGAAACCCGCTTCGGTCACGACGATGGGTCGCAGACGGCAGTGACCGCGGGCCTGGGCCTGCGCTTCTGATCAGCGGGCCGGCGCCGATCTGCCCGGGGTTGGTCTGCTCTTACCTGAGGGCGATGACCAACCCCAGAACCACGATCGTGGTCCAGAGCGCGAGAGCGCCGACGCCCACCAGGGTGGCGTGATGGAAATAGGCATCCTGGAGCGTGGCGTTGATCAGTGCCCGGGCCTGTTCGGCCGGCAGCTTCAGCTCCGATTTCACCGCCTGCCACACCTCGGTGCGGCGATGATCCCGATGCGGGGCGCGATAGCCCTTCAGCATCAGGATGGCCCCCATCAGGGTCACGAGGATGGCGCCGGATCTGAGACTCATCATCGGGTCATAGACCAGCGCCATCATGATGACCCAGATGGCGAACAGCGAAAAGGCACAGGCGCGGCGGACGGACACCGCCGCGGCTTGTTCGATGAGATCTGTCTGCATCTGAGAACGACGGGCTGAGGCCGGCTCGTTGGGGACGGGCCGACGGTGCGTTGCGGAGCGGTGACGGGCAGTGGTGCCGATGGGCTGGACCACGAGACGCGGGAGACAGGCGGGGGCCGGAGCAGGGGCCGACCCGGCAGACGAGCTGCACCTGCTACCGAAGATGGGGCCCCGGTCCCGGTGATGCCAGTGGCAAAATTGGTGCCTTTATCCTAGCCCGCGGGGCATCCCGCTGTCATCCCCCGACACGGGGGCATATCATCACCTCAGGCGAGAAGATCATGCATATGAAAGATCTTTTCGGGAAATATCACGCCGGGGCATTCAGTCGCGGCGCCAGACCCAGATTGTACATCACCAGCCAGAAGATAATCCGCAGGATCCAGAGATAGCCGGCCGCCACCAGCGGCCGCAGCCCCGGCAGCACGAAACG contains:
- the trpB gene encoding tryptophan synthase subunit beta; amino-acid sequence: MTSPRPASHLPNSLRNGPDENGRFGMFGGRFVAETLMPNLLALEQAYAEAKADPAFAAEMDDMRRHYIGRPSPLYFADRLTAHLGGAKIYLKREDLNHTGSHKVNNVLGQILLARRMGKKRIIAETGAGQHGVATATLCARYGLDCVVYMGEVDIARQMPNVIRMRMLGAEVIPALSGSRTLKDAMNEALRDWVTNVEDSFYCIGTVAGPHPYPMIVRDFQTVIGDEARAQILEAEGRLPDVVMACVGGGSNAMGLFHPFLDDAEVAIYGIEAAGHGIESGKHAASLTGGRPGVLHGNRTFLLMDDDGQITEAHSISAGLDYPGIGPEHAWLHQIGRVTYLPATDAEALDAFHLLTRLEGIIPALESAHALARAIRMAPDLGADAVMVVSLSGRGDKDVPQVAEMTGG
- a CDS encoding DUF1328 domain-containing protein, whose product is MGSLLHWAIVFLIVALVAALLGFGGVAGTAMAGAKILFWVAIVIFVITLVAGLMRRGR
- a CDS encoding pyridoxamine 5'-phosphate oxidase family protein; this encodes MTDERQASGADAEGIGFHLGERAVQDLYGLGARMAPIGAQAFMTALPDPFRLFFMDLEFLVVASVDGQGMPWASLLAGSPGFIASPDPRVLSILAAVPAGDTLAANLQPGAALGLLGIDLATRRRIRVNGRVLALDRDGTPRIDLLVDQCFGNCPRYIRPRQAVPGRGGMDPAPAVVSQAALDPRAREMIAQADTIFVASAADSRVEGRAAGADASHRGGPAGFAVVDEAGVITVPDYAGNRYFNTLGNMVLRPAAGLLVPDFATGDLLTMTGDVEIVWQGPELARHPGAERLWRLRPRRVVHLAGAWRARLRETGGRIIGMGPDGRPG
- a CDS encoding autotransporter outer membrane beta-barrel domain-containing protein → MPGRLALHPLALHPLCLALLASVAIPAVPARAADYGDFAYDTLRTLTIDHAGRHSGTEAFEDAADWMASRFTLGGTTLTRQPFTTRRGLASQNVIGTVGNTDQGFILVGAHFDSAPQRAGYTGPALQGVDDNGSGAAVLTEIAAHLAGLPVETGLVFNAFGAEETGLEGSAFYRQELEAAGEIDRLKGMINIDSLITGDFMYAHAGTNYLTDPALKTYWTRIHAIADELGIDLRSNPGLNPHYPVDTGCCSDAGVYEDLDIPVLWLEATNWEIGDLDGYTQTTNPGIPGGASWHDPAIDNWDVLEAAFGPDHIPGRLEDWSRLLTRLLVELTDADLAASTQSGAGFSVAMTDQLARDHQAFQAAVDRAVLALFTRRPGLGETSVDVFVEGLARPGGFDGAATADHETAGRIGFRADHRLSDLVTLGADLHLSRGRDDLSGGSDLDRTGVALGLGVLVNDGAPGWLAASVSAGYARVDGTRAFTMTSGLGVTILDQRFDAQTNARSFGARIEGGWDLALGGIATGPVVGLDYTRYELDGFAETGPARTALTYPDQRYSSAEGELGWRVRGSVDLGDAMTLTPYARAGWVHEFADGRPEAIRLTAGDGSSRQVGLAEADDDFGRAMLGARLFFGATVSTYAEIETRFGHDDGSQTAVTAGLGLRF